A genome region from Oncorhynchus gorbuscha isolate QuinsamMale2020 ecotype Even-year linkage group LG26, OgorEven_v1.0, whole genome shotgun sequence includes the following:
- the LOC124016106 gene encoding syntaxin-1B produces the protein MKDRTQELRSAKDSDDDEEVVQVDRDHFMDEFFEQVEEIRVCIDKLSEDVEQVKKQHSAILAAPNPDEKTKQELEDLTADIKKTANKVRSKLKAIEQSIEQEEGLNRSSADLRIRKTQHSTLSRKFVEVMTEYNTTQSKYRDRCKDRIQRQLEITGRTTTNEELEDMLESGKLAIFTDDIKMDSQIDKQALNEIETRHTEIIKLENSIRELHDMFVDMAMLVESQGEMIDRIEYNVEHSVDFVERAVSDTKKAVKYQSQARKKKLMIIVCCTILGVVLASTIGGYLGF, from the exons GCTAAGGACAGCGATGATGATGAAGAAGTTGTCCAGGTTGATCGGGATCACTTCATGGATGAGTTCTTCGAACAG GTGGAAGAGATCCGAGTCTGTATAGATAAGCTGTCAGAAGATGTGGAGCAGGTCAAGAAGCAGCATAGCGCCATCCTGGCAGCGCCCAACCCTGACGAAA AGACCAAGCAGGAGTTGGAGGACCTCACAGCTGACATCAAGAAGACAGCCAATAAAGTTCGCTCAAAATTAAAAG CAATCGAGCAGAGCATTGAGCAGGAGGAGGGGCTGAACAGATCATCTGCAGACCTGCGAATTCGTAAGACACAG CACTCGACGCTGTCACGCAAGTTTGTAGAGGTGATGACCGAGTACAACACCACGCAGTCCAAATACAGGGACCGCTGCAAGGACCGTATCCAGAGACAGCTGGAGATCA CTGGGAGAACAACCACCAACGAGGAGCTGGAGGATATGCTGGAGAGTGGCAAGCTTGCCATTTTCACCGATGAC ATCAAGATGGACTCTCAGATAGACAAGCAAGCCCTGAATGAGATTGAGACCCGACACACCGAGATCATCAAGCTGGAGAACAGCATCCGTGAGCTGCACGACATGTTTGTGGACATGGCCATGCTGGTCGAGAGCCAG GGAGAGATGATTGACAGAATCGAGTACAACGTGGAGCACTCCGTGGACTTTGTGGAGCGGGCGGTGTCTGACACCAAGAAGGCTGTCAAATACCAGAGCCAGGCTCGCAAG AAGAAGCTCATGATCATCGTCTGCTGTACTATTCTGGGAGTCGTCTTGGCGTCCACTATCGGCGGATACCTGGGCTTTTAA